The following proteins come from a genomic window of Nitrososphaerota archaeon:
- a CDS encoding NAD+ synthase, whose amino-acid sequence MAQQDFSEKLQRLDYASVAKKIQDFIFQKVAEASAEGVILGLSGGIDSAVVAALARRALPEHRVLALLMPLSGTTPDIDVQDAENLASSLGIEYRKIELAAIKNAFMQFVIPDRVPEGNLLARVRMILLYYHSNLVNRIVLGTGDRSEALIGYFTKYGDGGVDALPIGGLYKTQVRALGKYLGIPNNIVEKKSSPRLWLGQEAEADLGLPYDTIDKILFCIFDEKRSPQETAKATGNTLKEVESVLKMHKASMHKRNMPEICQVL is encoded by the coding sequence ATGGCCCAACAGGACTTTTCCGAAAAACTTCAGCGACTTGACTATGCCTCTGTTGCAAAGAAAATTCAGGACTTTATCTTCCAGAAGGTTGCCGAAGCTAGTGCAGAAGGAGTAATACTGGGACTTTCAGGAGGAATAGATTCTGCAGTTGTAGCTGCTCTTGCAAGGAGAGCCCTTCCAGAGCATAGAGTGCTTGCACTATTAATGCCGCTTTCTGGTACGACTCCAGACATAGATGTGCAAGATGCAGAGAATCTTGCCTCCAGCCTTGGAATAGAGTACAGGAAGATTGAGCTTGCAGCTATAAAGAATGCGTTCATGCAGTTCGTTATCCCTGATAGAGTGCCTGAAGGGAATCTTCTTGCTAGAGTGCGGATGATTCTGCTGTATTATCACTCTAACCTCGTGAACAGGATCGTTCTGGGCACGGGGGACAGAAGTGAAGCCCTGATAGGGTATTTTACAAAGTATGGAGATGGAGGTGTGGACGCTCTTCCTATTGGAGGGCTCTATAAAACACAGGTCAGAGCTCTTGGCAAGTATCTGGGCATTCCTAACAATATCGTTGAGAAGAAGAGCAGTCCAAGACTTTGGCTTGGGCAGGAGGCAGAAGCCGACTTGGGACTACCGTATGATACCATAGACAAAATACTCTTCTGCATATTTGACGAAAAACGCTCTCCACAGGAAACTGCAAAGGCGACCGGGAATACGCTAAAAGAAGTAGAATCTGTTCTGAAGATGCACAAGGCATCGATGCACAAGCGAAACATGCCAGAAATCTGTCAGGTTCTGTAA
- a CDS encoding MarR family transcriptional regulator, producing the protein MKREEIMQAINDRFREMSIETIMFHQAVADVLGLHITDHKSLDLINRFGAMPAGRLAELTGLTTGAVTGIIDRLEEAGYVKRINDPKDRRRTIIEPTRNRKLERKIEGIFMPLHERMHQLLSPHSETELAFLLDTTTKFIDRLRGESRRLRSAENNQK; encoded by the coding sequence ATGAAGCGGGAAGAAATTATGCAGGCTATTAACGACAGGTTTAGAGAGATGTCAATTGAAACAATCATGTTTCACCAAGCCGTAGCCGATGTACTTGGCCTGCACATTACTGACCATAAATCCCTGGATCTTATCAACCGTTTCGGAGCCATGCCGGCAGGTAGGCTTGCCGAGCTGACTGGCTTGACTACTGGTGCGGTAACGGGAATTATTGACCGCTTAGAAGAAGCGGGTTATGTAAAAAGGATAAACGATCCCAAAGATAGGCGTCGAACCATTATTGAACCTACCAGAAACAGGAAATTGGAAAGAAAAATTGAAGGGATCTTCATGCCTCTCCATGAGAGAATGCATCAGCTTCTGTCTCCACACTCTGAAACTGAATTGGCTTTCCTGCTTGACACAACAACGAAATTCATAGACCGGTTACGCGGAGAATCAAGAAGATTGCGAAGTGCGGAAAATAATCAGAAGTGA
- a CDS encoding gamma carbonic anhydrase family protein, translating into MPLLAFSGKKPKVHKSAYIAKSATLIGDVTIGAKSSIWPNAVLRGDVCKIVIGDRTSIQDNATVHGDLGDLVRIGDGVTVGHNAILHGCKVSNNVIIGMHSTVLSAEIGEYCIVGAGAVVLDGVKVPEGTLVVGVPAKEAKKLGEKERKRIDGNALAYVKLIEGYKSS; encoded by the coding sequence ATGCCACTACTTGCGTTCAGCGGGAAGAAGCCAAAGGTTCACAAGAGCGCATACATCGCAAAAAGTGCTACGCTTATTGGAGATGTTACTATTGGTGCAAAGAGCAGCATCTGGCCAAACGCGGTGCTAAGAGGAGATGTCTGCAAAATAGTCATCGGCGACAGAACCAGCATCCAAGATAACGCAACGGTGCATGGAGATCTGGGTGATTTGGTGCGTATAGGGGATGGGGTCACGGTGGGACATAATGCCATACTCCACGGCTGCAAAGTCAGCAACAACGTCATAATTGGCATGCACTCTACAGTTTTATCAGCAGAAATTGGAGAATACTGCATTGTCGGTGCTGGCGCGGTTGTCCTTGATGGCGTGAAAGTGCCTGAAGGGACCCTTGTTGTGGGAGTACCTGCAAAAGAAGCCAAAAAGTTGGGAGAAAAAGAGAGAAAGAGGATTGATGGCAACGCCCTCGCATATGTGAAGCTTATAGAAGGCTACAAATCTAGTTGA
- a CDS encoding PadR family transcriptional regulator produces MPKNAISAPKGLLRILILDMAAKTPSSGVDMVQKISEMTNGAWKPSPGSIYYILERLAKEELISEIFTPTKGQKKYITTARGKSYLALERETLLPSWNKHLVLTKMMAEILGIRFEMQTKLS; encoded by the coding sequence TTGCCGAAGAATGCCATTAGCGCGCCAAAGGGACTACTTAGAATACTGATCCTTGACATGGCAGCGAAGACTCCCTCAAGTGGAGTCGATATGGTTCAGAAGATTTCCGAAATGACCAACGGTGCATGGAAGCCGAGCCCAGGCTCAATCTATTATATCTTGGAAAGGTTGGCCAAAGAGGAATTGATAAGCGAGATATTTACACCAACCAAAGGGCAAAAGAAGTATATTACGACTGCCAGAGGCAAGTCGTATCTTGCACTAGAGCGGGAGACTCTGTTGCCTTCATGGAACAAGCACCTTGTTTTGACCAAGATGATGGCTGAAATTCTGGGAATCAGGTTCGAGATGCAGACCAAGCTTAGCTGA
- a CDS encoding DUF2269 domain-containing protein: MRPGLRKFALAVHLTFSVGWIGSVVAYLALGVSAVTSQGAEMVRTAWVGMELIGWSVIVPLALASNLTGLVMALGTPWGLFRHYWVLITFVLTVAITVVLLEHIPDVSSLAEMVRRADDADLAGGLGGDLFHAGGGLLVLLVITVLNVYKPRGMTRYGWRKQYEQRKMS; the protein is encoded by the coding sequence ATGAGACCCGGTCTCCGCAAGTTCGCGCTTGCCGTACATCTCACTTTCTCGGTTGGCTGGATCGGCTCGGTCGTTGCGTACTTAGCGCTCGGTGTTTCCGCTGTCACTAGCCAAGGCGCTGAGATGGTGCGTACTGCCTGGGTCGGAATGGAGTTGATCGGCTGGTCTGTCATCGTTCCATTGGCTTTGGCCTCTAACCTAACAGGGCTTGTCATGGCACTAGGCACTCCGTGGGGTTTGTTTCGGCACTATTGGGTCCTGATCACATTCGTATTGACTGTCGCTATAACCGTCGTATTGCTAGAGCACATACCCGACGTAAGCTCCCTGGCGGAGATGGTCCGGAGAGCAGATGACGCTGACCTTGCTGGTGGGCTTGGGGGTGACCTCTTTCACGCCGGAGGAGGCCTGCTGGTATTGCTCGTGATCACGGTGCTTAATGTGTACAAGCCGCGCGGCATGACAAGGTACGGGTGGCGTAAGCAGTACGAGCAGCGTAAGATGTCATAA
- a CDS encoding S-adenosylmethionine-binding protein, whose product MATAREDLLSKVSGKFSTILIDPPWFFNNRTGKVGPEHKRLYRYPIMTMDEILDLPIPEFVAPKCHLYLWVPNALVSEGLQVMNHWGFTYKTNLIWYKTRKDGGPDRRGVGFYFRNVTEMVLFGIKGPNNEPVFRTRKPWNIPNIMIEPKRNHSRKPDILYKIIERCSYPPYLELFARYKRHGWTQWGNEMDTALAELSQGQNQNGTLHEIPTESVLVSP is encoded by the coding sequence ATGGCTACAGCTAGAGAAGATTTGTTATCAAAGGTGTCGGGTAAGTTCTCGACAATACTAATCGACCCACCTTGGTTCTTCAACAATAGAACAGGTAAGGTAGGGCCAGAGCATAAGAGGCTTTATCGTTATCCAATAATGACTATGGATGAAATCCTAGACCTTCCAATACCTGAATTTGTCGCTCCAAAATGCCATCTCTACTTGTGGGTTCCAAATGCCCTTGTTAGTGAAGGATTGCAGGTCATGAACCATTGGGGATTTACGTACAAGACAAATTTGATCTGGTACAAAACTAGAAAGGATGGTGGGCCTGATCGCCGAGGTGTAGGTTTCTATTTCAGAAACGTGACTGAAATGGTTCTATTTGGTATCAAAGGCCCAAACAATGAACCCGTCTTTCGGACTCGAAAACCTTGGAACATACCAAATATCATGATAGAGCCGAAAAGAAATCATTCAAGAAAACCTGACATACTCTACAAGATTATCGAGAGATGTAGTTATCCACCTTATTTAGAGCTCTTTGCAAGATACAAGAGACATGGATGGACACAATGGGGGAACGAGATGGATACAGCACTAGCAGAGCTTTCACAAGGACAAAACCAGAATGGAACTCTTCACGAAATACCAACTGAATCGGTTCTTGTTTCCCCATAG
- a CDS encoding AbrB/MazE/SpoVT family DNA-binding domain-containing protein — protein sequence MSEVTVDTTRVSERGQVVIPKDVRDRMGLDIGTRLLVVATNDAIILQKVDLAAERLRAWDLLEKARMIVQKLGLKK from the coding sequence ATGAGCGAGGTTACAGTTGATACTACAAGGGTTTCTGAAAGAGGGCAGGTGGTAATACCAAAAGATGTCAGAGATAGGATGGGACTGGACATAGGTACAAGACTGCTGGTAGTTGCTACCAACGATGCGATAATCTTGCAGAAAGTTGATCTTGCGGCAGAGCGGCTCAGGGCGTGGGACTTGCTGGAGAAGGCAAGGATGATAGTGCAGAAGCTAGGCCTGAAGAAATAA
- a CDS encoding DUF2075 domain-containing protein, whose product MRLFAGTSNQFITDTIHNQIADKLKNEFFNHFRYYPPLSEVNSWRNSLRAISQVFQYAGLVNQGIILEYQLPLTSKRLDCLICGRDSGYKDNAVIIELKQWGACEEASGEKVITWVAGGKREVLHPSIQVGQYQMYLEDAHEAFHEGANPIALDACAYLHNYNCYPGDVLFAEKFKQTLGRWPIFAANDVDRLKDYLTTKLEQGSGIDVLRRIEESKYRPSKKLMEHVEGVIRGKKEYILLDEQMIVYDKVFSSAKEGFHNKQKTIIIVKGGPGTGKSVIAINLMADLLRQEYNAHYVTGSRAFTETLRQIIGSRGTALFTYSNSYSEAEENAVDVLIVDEAHRLRKKSQNRFTPRNKRRDIPQIGELIKATKVSAFFIDDYQIVRPGEIGSVQYIKEYAGKNDCKIFEYELEAQFRCNGSEAFVNWVNNTLGIRPTANVIWNQHEEFDLRIFNAPEDLEKAIREKVQAGYTGRVMAGFCWEWSNPNPDGTLKNDVAIGNYRRPWNAKPETRKLASGIPKSNLWAYDSNGIYQVGCVYTAQGFEFDYAGVIFGNDLVYDFDKGEWEGIPDNSADTVVKRSRDQFSELVKNTYRVLLSRGMKGCYIYFVDKDSERFFKSRIEYHRSQ is encoded by the coding sequence ATGCGACTGTTTGCCGGTACTTCAAATCAATTCATTACTGATACAATCCATAATCAGATCGCAGATAAATTGAAAAACGAATTTTTCAATCATTTCAGGTATTATCCTCCTCTGAGCGAGGTAAATTCATGGAGAAATTCTCTCAGAGCTATTTCGCAAGTTTTCCAGTATGCGGGTCTCGTTAACCAAGGAATTATTCTGGAGTATCAACTTCCTCTAACATCGAAAAGGTTGGACTGTCTGATCTGTGGTCGAGACTCTGGCTACAAGGACAATGCGGTTATCATTGAGCTTAAGCAGTGGGGCGCTTGCGAAGAGGCTTCTGGTGAAAAAGTAATTACATGGGTGGCGGGAGGAAAAAGAGAGGTTCTTCATCCATCGATACAAGTAGGCCAATATCAAATGTACCTGGAAGACGCGCATGAAGCGTTTCACGAGGGTGCAAATCCAATAGCTCTAGACGCCTGCGCGTATCTCCACAATTACAACTGCTATCCTGGCGATGTCCTTTTCGCTGAAAAGTTCAAGCAGACGCTCGGAAGATGGCCGATATTTGCAGCCAATGATGTTGACCGACTGAAAGACTACCTAACCACGAAACTGGAGCAAGGTAGCGGGATCGACGTACTAAGAAGGATTGAAGAAAGCAAGTATCGTCCCAGCAAAAAATTGATGGAGCATGTTGAAGGTGTAATAAGAGGGAAGAAGGAGTACATCCTTCTGGATGAGCAGATGATCGTTTATGACAAAGTTTTTTCCTCAGCAAAGGAAGGCTTTCACAATAAGCAGAAGACCATAATCATTGTAAAAGGCGGACCCGGAACCGGGAAATCGGTTATTGCAATTAACCTGATGGCCGATCTTCTTCGCCAAGAATACAATGCCCATTATGTAACCGGCTCACGTGCTTTCACCGAAACTTTGAGACAAATTATTGGCTCTCGTGGTACTGCTCTGTTCACGTACTCTAACAGCTACTCCGAAGCAGAAGAGAATGCCGTAGATGTCTTAATTGTAGACGAAGCTCACCGCCTGAGGAAGAAAAGCCAGAACAGATTTACTCCGAGGAACAAGAGACGCGACATTCCTCAGATCGGAGAACTTATCAAAGCAACCAAGGTCTCTGCCTTTTTCATCGATGATTATCAGATTGTGCGGCCTGGCGAAATCGGCTCCGTACAATATATCAAGGAGTACGCGGGGAAGAATGACTGCAAAATCTTTGAATATGAGTTGGAAGCTCAGTTCAGGTGCAATGGATCAGAAGCTTTCGTGAACTGGGTAAACAACACTCTGGGAATAAGGCCAACAGCAAATGTCATATGGAACCAGCACGAAGAATTCGATCTAAGGATTTTCAATGCTCCAGAAGATCTTGAAAAAGCGATAAGAGAAAAAGTGCAAGCAGGATACACTGGCAGAGTTATGGCTGGTTTCTGTTGGGAATGGTCAAATCCCAATCCAGACGGGACTCTTAAGAATGACGTCGCAATTGGAAATTATCGAAGGCCGTGGAATGCGAAACCTGAAACAAGAAAGCTTGCTTCAGGAATTCCAAAGTCAAATCTTTGGGCTTACGACTCCAATGGGATCTACCAAGTAGGATGTGTGTACACTGCTCAAGGATTTGAATTTGATTACGCTGGAGTAATTTTTGGGAATGATCTTGTCTATGATTTCGATAAGGGGGAGTGGGAGGGCATTCCTGATAATTCGGCTGATACAGTCGTGAAAAGGTCGAGAGACCAATTTTCTGAGCTTGTAAAAAACACCTACAGAGTTTTGCTATCACGCGGAATGAAAGGATGCTACATCTATTTTGTGGACAAGGATTCAGAACGATTCTTCAAGTCAAGGATTGAATATCATCGTTCTCAATGA
- a CDS encoding type II glyceraldehyde-3-phosphate dehydrogenase: MIRVGVNGFGTIGRRVADVVAKQTDMKLMGVVKTKPDYKARIAAQKGYTLFGVDDKSVQSFKDAGYKAGGTINDLLSQVDVIVDSTPEDVGAAYKEMYKKAGKKAIFQGGEEHDIAEVSFVAQCNYDLAKGKQFVRAVSCNTTGLSRTLHTLDQAFGVKRVRVVIARRASDPDEPTKGPIDSVNLDPVTIPSHHGPDVQTVLPHIPIVTMAYKIPTTHMHLHSVIVSLKENGVTEDRIIGAFKEAPRILLVSQKDGIKATAHVMDYARELGRNRGDLYEPAIWKESIKVVDGEAYFFMGVHQESIVVPENVDAIRAITGSASKSESMALTNKTMGIN, translated from the coding sequence ATGATTAGAGTCGGCGTAAACGGTTTCGGCACCATAGGAAGAAGAGTAGCAGATGTCGTAGCAAAGCAGACTGACATGAAACTTATGGGTGTAGTGAAGACAAAACCAGACTATAAAGCAAGAATAGCGGCGCAGAAAGGCTACACGTTATTCGGCGTCGATGACAAATCTGTGCAGTCGTTCAAGGATGCGGGGTATAAAGCAGGTGGAACTATTAACGACCTTCTATCACAAGTGGATGTAATAGTCGATTCAACTCCAGAGGATGTAGGTGCAGCATACAAGGAGATGTACAAAAAAGCGGGCAAGAAGGCCATATTTCAAGGTGGAGAAGAGCACGATATTGCAGAAGTTTCGTTCGTAGCTCAATGCAATTACGATTTAGCAAAAGGAAAGCAGTTTGTAAGAGCAGTTTCATGTAATACAACAGGCCTCTCGCGAACATTGCACACTCTTGATCAGGCTTTCGGTGTAAAAAGGGTAAGAGTTGTCATAGCAAGAAGGGCCTCTGACCCGGATGAACCAACAAAAGGTCCAATAGATTCAGTTAATCTTGATCCAGTAACAATTCCTTCTCACCATGGCCCAGACGTTCAGACAGTTCTCCCGCATATTCCAATAGTCACCATGGCATACAAGATTCCGACAACACATATGCACCTGCACAGCGTAATAGTGTCTTTGAAAGAAAATGGAGTCACGGAAGATAGGATCATAGGTGCCTTTAAGGAAGCCCCAAGGATCCTGCTCGTGAGCCAGAAGGATGGCATCAAAGCCACTGCGCACGTTATGGACTATGCAAGAGAATTAGGAAGGAACAGAGGCGACCTCTACGAACCAGCCATATGGAAGGAATCCATCAAAGTTGTTGATGGAGAGGCGTACTTCTTCATGGGCGTGCACCAAGAATCCATAGTGGTTCCAGAGAACGTTGATGCTATCAGAGCCATAACGGGTTCAGCGTCAAAGTCAGAATCGATGGCACTGACGAACAAGACCATGGGAATCAACTAG
- a CDS encoding ArsR family transcriptional regulator, translating into MDKNLVERSDSPAAIEDIFTNKQRLRIYWYMISKGEPSGVREIQRALGLSSPSVAHHHLEKLKEIGVVGQDEYGRYLLYKQVEVGMLQGFSRIGKFMLPRFSFYAVFFSTLFGFYIIRYAESLNVFAALFSGVAAAVTWYETLRSWKNKPF; encoded by the coding sequence ATGGATAAGAACTTGGTAGAACGCTCAGACAGTCCCGCAGCCATAGAGGACATATTCACCAACAAGCAAAGACTGAGGATATACTGGTACATGATCAGCAAGGGAGAACCTTCGGGTGTTAGAGAGATCCAGAGAGCATTGGGTCTTTCCAGCCCTAGCGTAGCACACCATCACCTTGAGAAGCTCAAAGAGATAGGAGTAGTTGGTCAGGACGAATACGGGAGGTACCTGCTTTACAAGCAGGTAGAGGTTGGCATGTTGCAGGGCTTTTCCAGAATAGGCAAGTTCATGCTACCAAGGTTTTCCTTCTACGCCGTATTCTTCAGCACTCTGTTTGGCTTCTACATAATCCGCTATGCAGAATCTCTTAACGTATTTGCAGCTTTATTCTCTGGTGTAGCAGCTGCAGTTACGTGGTACGAAACTTTGCGGTCCTGGAAGAATAAACCGTTCTAG